From the genome of bacterium:
AAATTTTTTTAAAAGGGGGGAAAAATGTGCTCATGGCAATTTTAATTGTTGTGGTAGCGGCTTTTTCGGTTTTTATCGTTGGTTGTGGCAAAGAGGAAACCAAACCCGAACCTACACCGATAGATGCACCAACCTCGCTTTTGCCTATAGCCTACACCGATTCCATAAGAATTTGCTGGGCAAAATCACCCCAGCACGGAGCAGAAGGGTTTAAGGGATACTTACTTTATATAAGCATGACCGACCCTGCGACCATGACCTCTGCTCAGCTTGATTCCTACAAAGTTTGGGCTGAACCATCGCTCGATACTACCTATCTTTTGACAAGTTATCGCGGTGATTCGCTCGACCTTAATGGCATATATTACTTCGCGATAAGAGCTGTGCGGACTGTTGACGATCGCGATACTACCTCTGGTTTGGTAATAACCGAGACCTCGCCCGTTTTAATGGGCATGGGAACCATATATGAGATAGCCTCGGACACCATTTGTGCATTTAATTTCCAGAATGGTGTCGCTCTACGCGCTGATGAGACCACACCCGAACCTGACTTTTACCTCGAGGATTGTCCCGAATGTGGTTCAGGGCTGGCGCTTAAAAGCCCTCATCTTGCAGGAACTGCGTGGACAGGTCACACATATTTCAAAACTATGGGAACAGGCACCCTTGACGATTACCCCCAAACCACGGATAATGACTGGAGCGACCATACCGATGTCACGATGAGGGTTTACGCGATAAAAACATCGAGTAATAATTTCGTTAAACTGGTTATAACTGGATTTGGCGGCGAATCGCCGAACAGGTTCATAAGTTTCAAATATAAGCTTCAAACAAAACCTTTCTATCCGCACTTTTAAAAAGGGGACAAAATGGTTAAAAATGTGGTTTTCGTCGCTGCCGAGGTATTTCCGTTCGCGAAAGTGGGGGGACTTGCCGATGTCGCAGGCGCTTTGCCAAAGGCTCTTTATGAGCTTGGTGTGGATATCGTGCTATTCATGCCATATTATGGTGATGTAAAGAAAAAAGCTGATGACTTCGGAATCTCCGATGCGGGCATTGCTGGACTTAAAGTGAAGCTTGACGATAAAGTAGAGGAGTTTCAACTATTTCAAGCTAAATTACCCGATTCAGATGTTCCCATTTATTTCATTGCTAACGAGAGATTATTCGGCAGAGAGGGAGTTTATCTTGACCCCGTAACGAAGAAGCCTTTTCCAGACACAGCTGAAAGGCTGGTGTTTTTCCAGAAAGCTGTTTTCGAGGCTGTCGTCGCACTTGGAATTAACACACAGATACTCCATGTAAACGACAACCACACTGCTTTGATGCCCGCTTTTCTAAAGCTTGCCAATGGGCTACCTCCTAACTGGTCGCGAACCAAATCGCTGCTCACCATCCACAATCTCGCGTATCAGGGCGTTTTTGATAAAGATGTGCTTGATATCATAGGCCTTGGCTGGGAACTGTTCTATCCCACGGGACCTTTCGAGTTTTACGGGAAAGTTAATTTTCTTAAAGTAGGCATAATTTTCGCCGACGCAGTGAACACCGTTAGCCCAACTTACAAAGAGGAAATTCAGACGCCCGAATTCGGGGAGGGGCTCGATGGCGTTTTAAGAGAGCATGCCGATAAGCTTTTCGGAATCCTTAATGGTGTCGACTACTCGGTGTGGGACCCAAGAGTGGATAAATTCATTCCGCATCACTACTGGCTCGACGACCTAACGGGAAAGGCGAAGATGAAAAAATTGCTGCTTAAAGAATACGACCTGCCCTACGATGCAGAAAGGCCACTTATAGGTATGATAAGCCGAATGACTGAGCAGAAGGGCTACGACCTTCTGGCTGATGCTATCGATGAATTGATGGAGCTCGATTTGCAGCTTGTGATACTTGGTTCTGGTGACCCTAAATACGAGAAGTTTTTCATTGAAAAATCAAAGGCATACCCTGAGAAATTGGGCGTTAAGACTGGTTTTCATGCCGAGCTTGCTCATTATATAGAAGCAGGTTCTGATATGTTTTTGATGCCATCCCGTTTCGAGCCGTGCGGACTTAATCAGATGTATTCCATGAGATACGGCACACCACCTATAGCACACAAAGTTGGAGGAATAGCGGACACCGTTGTCGACGCAGATGAGAATCCCGAATTGGGAACAGGCTTCCTTTTCACTCGCTACGATGCGGATGCACTTCTGAAAGCCGTTCAAAGGGCACTTATGGCGTTCAGGGACCGTGAAAGGTGGCTTGAGATTATGCAAAGAGGTATGAAGATGGACTTCTCATGGGAGTCCTCTGCGCGCAATTATTTAAAGTTGTACAACGAAATTTACGAAGGCAATTTGTAACCTAAAAAAGAATCTTGACCAAATAGCGCTAAACTACTAAATAATGTTTCCGAATCGAAAGTGAGGAGTAAAGCTATGAAAGAGCAGGTAGGAAAAACAATTAAAGTTGCAGGCCCGTTGGTCGTGGCTGAGAACATGTATGGTGCAAGAATGTACGATGTCGTTCATGTTTCCGAGCAAAGGCTCGTTGGCGAAATAATAGAGCTTCGCGGTGACCTCGCCTCGATACAGGTCTACGAGGAGACAAGTGGCATTGGCGTTGGTGAGCCAGTTTATCTAACAGGTGCTCCCCTTTCTGTGGAGCTTGGACCGGGGCTTTTAACCTCTATTTTCGATGGAATACAGAGACCACTAACTCTTATAAGAGAGCAGGTCGGCGATTTCATAACGCGCGGAATTCACATTGAGGCTTTGCCAAGAGACAAAAAATGGCATTTCGTTCCCAAAGTTAAAAAGGGCGACAAAGTTATTGGTGGTGATATAATAGGCACAGTGCAGGAAACTCCCATAATCGAGCATAGAATAATGGTTCCGCCGGGCGTGTCAGGGACGGTGGTGCATATTGAGGAGGGTGACTTCACGGTAGAGGATACCGTCTGCGTTCTTGAGGGCGACGATGGTGAGGAAGTAAAAATAACGATGCTTCAGAAGTGGCCTGTTCGCACGCCAAGACCCTATAAAAGGAAGCTGAGACCGTTTATGCCTCTTGTTACTGGTCAGCGTGTGCTTGATACTTTCTTCCCGGTGGCTAAGGGCGGCACAGCGTGTGTTCCCGGTCCGTTCGGTTCTGGTAAGACGGTTATACAGCATCAGTTGGCAAAATGGTGCGATGCCGAGATAATAGTTTATGTTGGTTGCGGTGAGCGCGGAAACGAGATGACCGATGTTTTGACTGAGTTCCCTGAATTGGTTGACCCTAAATCGGGAAGACCGTTGATGGAGAGAACGGTTTTGGTTGCGAATACATCAAACATGCCTGTTGCTGCGCGCGAAGCGTCAGTTTATACCGGAATAACTATAGCCGAGTATTTCCGCGACATGGGGTATTCTGTTGCGCTTATGGCAGATTCAACATCAAGATGGGCTGAGGCTATGAGAGAGATTTCCGGAAGGCTTGAGGAAATGCCCGGAGAGGAAGGTTACCCTGCATATCTCGGACGAAGAATTGCAGAGTTCTACGAAAGGGCAGGATATGTTGAGACGCTTGGCCAAGACGACCGTAAGGGCGCGCTGTCGGTTATAGGTGCTGTATCACCTCCCGGTGGAGACCTATCCGACCCAGTGGTGCAGGCGACATTACGAGTGGTAAGAGTTTTCTGGTCATTAGTGGATGAGCTCGCCTACCAGCGTCATTTCCCCGCTATATCTTGGTTAACGAGCTATACACTTTATCACGAAAATCTCGACCCGTGGTTTATTGAAAACCTCGGCGAGGAATTCGTCAAACAGCGTAATCACGCTCTTGAGCTGCTGCAGAAGGAAGCTGAACTTCAGGAGATTGTTCGTCTTGTTGGTGCGGAGTCTCTGCCAGTGAGTGACAGATTAGTGCTTGAGGTGGCGCGTTCTATAAGGGAGGATTTTCTCCAGCAGCACGCATTCCACGAAGTTGATACATACTGTCCTATTGAAAAGCAAAAATTATTACTCGACCTTGTTCTCTCGTTTGAAGGCGAGGCGAAGAGAGCAATCGATGCAGGTGTGCCATTCGAAAAAATCCAATATCTTCCTGAAAGGGAGCTTATAGCAAGGGCGAAATACATCCCGAACGACAAGGTTGCTGAGGAGTATCCCAAGATTAAACAACAGGTAAGCCAGGCGATAGATAAACTAATAGAACAGGCAAGTTAATTTAATCGTGCAGCTGGTGTTACTTTATAAATAGAACTTTTTTGCTAACATTTTGGGTCCCATCACTCGCTTTTATGATGTATAACCCTGTAGGAAGTCCTTTGGCGTCCCATTTAAATATGCTGTTTGCACCGATTTTTCGCGATAAAACTATCGTTCCTTTTATGTCGTATATTTTCAATTCTGCTTTCTTTGAGTTCGTAAGCTTTATCGTAACCACATCGTTGAAGGGATTCGGTGCCGCGTCTATTTGAAGTTTTTCAGGTTTTGCTACCTGCTCTTCGATTTTTACAAGCTCACCAGCGTGGGAGCGCGCTTGCAAAGCTTTTGCGCGGAATTCTGATTCATTGTCCGCGGCTATTATAGCGTATGCGAAAGTGTCCGATTCACCAGGGGCAAGGGATATGGGACCATCACCTATTATGAGGGACCAATCGTCGCCAGTGGAGCCAGTGGAAAGACTGAATCTGCCTGCAAGGAAGTTGTACTTTACGGAATCGACCCAACCCATGGAGTCGGGATAAACATGAGTGGGGTTGTGCACTACTGAGCCTCGAATACCGCCGATAACTGATGCTATTCCGACATACGCAGGATTGGGTGGCAAGGTAGAACCATCCCACATGTAGCCAAAACCGAGGCTTGAGTTCCACCTTGCAAGGTCCTGCCACACGTGAGAGGTAGCGTCAAAATTAATGTCGAAGTCGAGGTAAACACCGAAGTAAAAGCTGTCTATCGTAGCATCGCTTATGTTCTCGGTTATATACCTTAGGATAATGAAATTAGCATCGGTGGGCGTTGTCCATGTTATGGCGTCCATTTTGACAAGGACTCTCGATTGGCTATCAACGAACGCTGTGCTAAGCATCCTATCTCCTGGTCCTGGCGTGGCTGTTTCTATTGACGAGACCGGCATGAATTCACTGTTTATGCCGTCTTCACCAGTGACAACATCCTCGTAACCGAATGCCAGTATTGCAGTGCCACCGAAAAGATAATTGTATCCACCGTAAACGAAACCCACCCCGGGTGACCCCGTTCTCGTCGGGTCGAAAAAGCCAAGCTCGCCGAAGTTAGTTATGGTTAGCGTCAAAAGTGATGTTCTTATCTCTTGCGTCGTGCGTGCGTACCGAGAGATCATTACCGTAAATGTGTCAATCCATAAGTTGCCGCTATCATCCTCGGCTCGAATTATAAGCGGAAAAGTTAGACCATTAGGTGCAGTGGAAGATATGTCTATCTCGAATGAGTCCGCTTCGTTTGCTTTTACCTCGCCAACATCCAAATTTCCATATATCGTAAAGCTGTCGACAATATCAATCAACGTACACGGCGTTGAAATCGTGGCTTCGACACCGAATGCCTTGGCTCCGTCGTTTCTAATAAAAACGAGCAGATTCGCAGTTTCACCAGGGTCTGGAATGCCATTGCCATCGCCGGTTCGCTCAAAGAGCCTGTATTTCCTGTAAGTTATTAATGGTTCGGTCGGAGCAGGTACGCGGCTTACCGCGACATTAGCTCTTATCCTGCCACTGCCATAAAGTGAGTCTTTGCCCGGGCGTCCGCGGTCGAGTGCAGTGGTCTGAAGCAAGGAGTCGAGAAGCTCGGGTGTGGCTAAAGGATTTTTTGAAAGCATGAGTGCCAATGCACCAGCCACATGAGGAGCAGCCATGCTCGTTCCAGATGAGCGCCAGTAACCATTGTCGCTCCCGCCCCAGGTAGAGTTAATGCTTACCCCGGGCGCTGCAACATCCGGTTTCATAAGACCCGGGGGGTAGGGGTAATCGTTATATCTATCCGTGTTCCATTCTGTTGGTCCATAGCTTGAGGATGCTGCTATTCGATCATATTGGTCCGTTGCTCCTACAGCTATAGCAGCAGTTCTCGCTGAATCCTCGCCGGGGCGTTGCCAAGGAGATGGGCAATCAGCAGGTGAGCTTATATCGTGTGGGGCAGGGTATACGCCGCCCTCGTTGCCAGCCGCTACTGCTGCAGGTATGCCAAGTAGCAGCAGGTCTTCCATAAGCGGACGAGCAAAGTTTTTTACCAAGTCATCCGGATTCCTGAAACCCATGGAAAGTGATATGACATCCGCATAATTTTCCGCGGCGTATTGCAGGCCGAGCGCTAATGCTGCTGCATTACCAGTGCCTGATGCAGCTATAACTTTTACGGCCATTATTTTGGCTCTGGGTGCTACGCCAGTTTGCGTGCCGCTTGCACCGGTGCCGGCTACTATACCCGCACAGTGAGTCCCGTGATAGAATACCGGCATGTCATCCATCGGGTCGCCATCATCGTTTATAAAATCGTAACCATAATAGTCGTCTATGTATCCATTCCCGTCGTCATCCACGCCGTTTGAGGGTATCTCGTCGTCGTTAAACCACATGTTGTTCCTCAGGTCATCATGGGTATATCTTACCCCTGAGTCGAGGATAGCAACCAAAACATTTTGCCCTCTTAGTCCAGCCGCCCATGCCGAAGGTGCGCCTATTTTTGTTACTCCCCATGCTATGTCGAGTGCGTCGGCTGGAGAGTTTGTTCCAAGAGCTTCGTAGCCCCAGAAATCCTCGTAAATAGCTTCCACGCTTGAGAATTTCTCAAGTTTGTCTTTTGTGGTGTTATTGCTCCACATTATTATTGCTCCGTTCCCAAGCCATAATGAGCGAACCACTTTAACCTTAGATTCAAGTCCGTTTTGCTTTAGCTCAGCTACGAATTGCCTTAAGTAACTTGCGTTTAGTGCTTTGAGATATTTTTCAGCAAATTTCCTTCTTAATGGTCTTGGATAGCTCATTATTTCCCGTCTTATTTGGTAATCACCGCGTTTGAAAAAGACTATTCCCTTTTGCCAGCTTTGTGCGGATTCCCTTGCGAAGGCTATGGTCACGGCAAAAAGGATTGTCAAAAGCACCGCTCGTTTCATTTTTGCTCCTTAATTTATGACGAATCAGGTAAATGATATCAAATGATGGTCTTGTTTCAACTTTATTGTTGTTTCTAATCGAGTTCGGCTTCGTCGCCTTCGTGTGGGACATAGACATCACCGATGTTATCGAGCCCTTTTAATGCCAGAGCAAGTTCAAGCGCTTCCGTCTCTTCACCGTGAACAACGAACATTTTCTTCACGGGACCGAGGTTTTTCGCGTATTCGAGAAGTTCTTTTTTATCGGCATGTGCGGAGAAAGCGTGCGACACAAATACCTCAGCTCGAACTTTATATCTATCACCGAGTATGGGAACCTCTTTGAACCCGTCGGCAAGTTTTCTACCCAAAGTGTTCTCAGCCATAAAACCCACTATCATAATAGTGTTTTTGGGATTTTCTATGTTGTTGGCGAGATGGTGCAGAATTCTTCCTGCTTCTGCCATGCCCGATGCTGATATTATTATCATCGGCTGGTCGATGCTGTTAAGCTCTTTTGAGCGCTCTACTGAGCGTACATATTCTATCATCGCCTCGGAAAACGGGTCCTTGCCCTTGCTCAGTAATTCCTGTGTCTCTTGGTCGAACCAGTCGTAAAATTCACGAAAAACCATGGTTATGTTAACTGCCAGTGGAGAATCGATTATAACGGGCATTCTGGGTATTCGCTTCTCTACGAGTAGTTCGTTTATGAAGTAAAGTAGTTCCTGTGACCTTTCAAGAGCAAAGGATGGAATTATTATTTTTCCGCCGCGCTCGTAGGTTCGATTAATTACTTCCTCAAGTTGCTTTTTTGCTTCTTCA
Proteins encoded in this window:
- a CDS encoding HmuY family protein, whose product is MAILIVVVAAFSVFIVGCGKEETKPEPTPIDAPTSLLPIAYTDSIRICWAKSPQHGAEGFKGYLLYISMTDPATMTSAQLDSYKVWAEPSLDTTYLLTSYRGDSLDLNGIYYFAIRAVRTVDDRDTTSGLVITETSPVLMGMGTIYEIASDTICAFNFQNGVALRADETTPEPDFYLEDCPECGSGLALKSPHLAGTAWTGHTYFKTMGTGTLDDYPQTTDNDWSDHTDVTMRVYAIKTSSNNFVKLVITGFGGESPNRFISFKYKLQTKPFYPHF
- the glgA gene encoding glycogen synthase GlgA encodes the protein MVKNVVFVAAEVFPFAKVGGLADVAGALPKALYELGVDIVLFMPYYGDVKKKADDFGISDAGIAGLKVKLDDKVEEFQLFQAKLPDSDVPIYFIANERLFGREGVYLDPVTKKPFPDTAERLVFFQKAVFEAVVALGINTQILHVNDNHTALMPAFLKLANGLPPNWSRTKSLLTIHNLAYQGVFDKDVLDIIGLGWELFYPTGPFEFYGKVNFLKVGIIFADAVNTVSPTYKEEIQTPEFGEGLDGVLREHADKLFGILNGVDYSVWDPRVDKFIPHHYWLDDLTGKAKMKKLLLKEYDLPYDAERPLIGMISRMTEQKGYDLLADAIDELMELDLQLVILGSGDPKYEKFFIEKSKAYPEKLGVKTGFHAELAHYIEAGSDMFLMPSRFEPCGLNQMYSMRYGTPPIAHKVGGIADTVVDADENPELGTGFLFTRYDADALLKAVQRALMAFRDRERWLEIMQRGMKMDFSWESSARNYLKLYNEIYEGNL
- a CDS encoding V-type ATP synthase subunit A codes for the protein MKEQVGKTIKVAGPLVVAENMYGARMYDVVHVSEQRLVGEIIELRGDLASIQVYEETSGIGVGEPVYLTGAPLSVELGPGLLTSIFDGIQRPLTLIREQVGDFITRGIHIEALPRDKKWHFVPKVKKGDKVIGGDIIGTVQETPIIEHRIMVPPGVSGTVVHIEEGDFTVEDTVCVLEGDDGEEVKITMLQKWPVRTPRPYKRKLRPFMPLVTGQRVLDTFFPVAKGGTACVPGPFGSGKTVIQHQLAKWCDAEIIVYVGCGERGNEMTDVLTEFPELVDPKSGRPLMERTVLVANTSNMPVAAREASVYTGITIAEYFRDMGYSVALMADSTSRWAEAMREISGRLEEMPGEEGYPAYLGRRIAEFYERAGYVETLGQDDRKGALSVIGAVSPPGGDLSDPVVQATLRVVRVFWSLVDELAYQRHFPAISWLTSYTLYHENLDPWFIENLGEEFVKQRNHALELLQKEAELQEIVRLVGAESLPVSDRLVLEVARSIREDFLQQHAFHEVDTYCPIEKQKLLLDLVLSFEGEAKRAIDAGVPFEKIQYLPERELIARAKYIPNDKVAEEYPKIKQQVSQAIDKLIEQAS
- a CDS encoding S8 family peptidase, producing MKRAVLLTILFAVTIAFARESAQSWQKGIVFFKRGDYQIRREIMSYPRPLRRKFAEKYLKALNASYLRQFVAELKQNGLESKVKVVRSLWLGNGAIIMWSNNTTKDKLEKFSSVEAIYEDFWGYEALGTNSPADALDIAWGVTKIGAPSAWAAGLRGQNVLVAILDSGVRYTHDDLRNNMWFNDDEIPSNGVDDDGNGYIDDYYGYDFINDDGDPMDDMPVFYHGTHCAGIVAGTGASGTQTGVAPRAKIMAVKVIAASGTGNAAALALGLQYAAENYADVISLSMGFRNPDDLVKNFARPLMEDLLLLGIPAAVAAGNEGGVYPAPHDISSPADCPSPWQRPGEDSARTAAIAVGATDQYDRIAASSSYGPTEWNTDRYNDYPYPPGLMKPDVAAPGVSINSTWGGSDNGYWRSSGTSMAAPHVAGALALMLSKNPLATPELLDSLLQTTALDRGRPGKDSLYGSGRIRANVAVSRVPAPTEPLITYRKYRLFERTGDGNGIPDPGETANLLVFIRNDGAKAFGVEATISTPCTLIDIVDSFTIYGNLDVGEVKANEADSFEIDISSTAPNGLTFPLIIRAEDDSGNLWIDTFTVMISRYARTTQEIRTSLLTLTITNFGELGFFDPTRTGSPGVGFVYGGYNYLFGGTAILAFGYEDVVTGEDGINSEFMPVSSIETATPGPGDRMLSTAFVDSQSRVLVKMDAITWTTPTDANFIILRYITENISDATIDSFYFGVYLDFDINFDATSHVWQDLARWNSSLGFGYMWDGSTLPPNPAYVGIASVIGGIRGSVVHNPTHVYPDSMGWVDSVKYNFLAGRFSLSTGSTGDDWSLIIGDGPISLAPGESDTFAYAIIAADNESEFRAKALQARSHAGELVKIEEQVAKPEKLQIDAAPNPFNDVVTIKLTNSKKAELKIYDIKGTIVLSRKIGANSIFKWDAKGLPTGLYIIKASDGTQNVSKKVLFIK
- a CDS encoding MBL fold metallo-hydrolase; translation: MKIQFLGATRGVTGSKHLITTENGTKVLLDCGLFQGRRKESREKNRNLPFDASTLDAVILGHAHIDHSGNLPNLVKSGYRGTIYATPPTDQLCHYMLPDSAYLQERDAEFVNKKHKKRGLPPVEPIYTLADAMDAIRHIKPYPLNQWIRVADDVEYMHIEAGHVLGAALTKVRVKENGKEITLGYIVDLGRKKLPLLRDPEQMRDVDYAIIESTYGNRIHEPIEEAKKQLEEVINRTYERGGKIIIPSFALERSQELLYFINELLVEKRIPRMPVIIDSPLAVNITMVFREFYDWFDQETQELLSKGKDPFSEAMIEYVRSVERSKELNSIDQPMIIISASGMAEAGRILHHLANNIENPKNTIMIVGFMAENTLGRKLADGFKEVPILGDRYKVRAEVFVSHAFSAHADKKELLEYAKNLGPVKKMFVVHGEETEALELALALKGLDNIGDVYVPHEGDEAELD